The following coding sequences are from one Comamonas koreensis window:
- a CDS encoding DUF4287 domain-containing protein, which yields MAETSKVKGPASYFPSIEKTYAKPITHWMEILQNAGPLKHMELVNCLKTQHQIGHGHANALVAAFLMKK from the coding sequence ATGGCCGAGACATCCAAGGTAAAAGGACCTGCCTCGTACTTTCCTTCCATCGAAAAGACCTACGCCAAGCCAATAACGCATTGGATGGAGATTCTTCAGAATGCGGGTCCGTTGAAGCACATGGAGCTGGTCAATTGCCTCAAGACCCAGCACCAGATCGGTCATGGGCACGCGAACGCCCTGGTTGCAGCGTTCCTCATGAAGAAGTAG
- a CDS encoding amidase: MTTTIDFPNESTLSESAVASPGIAASLAFASARAQLQALADGRVSAVELLEQALARIERHDGELNAIPVRAIEQARRDAQAADAALQRGERKPLLGLPITVKENFDVAGLPTTVGNPDYRSNIARQDAPAVAALRAAGAVLIGKSNVPLALSDLQSYNAVYGSSSNPWDLQRTPGGSSGGSAAAVAAGFVALELGTDIGGSVRIPAHFNGVFGHKTSYGLISMRGTGAPQGRFSARDLSVAGPLARTALDLELALEQLLNLDPLQAKGWQASLPPPRHQRLQDFRVLVLDAWPGQEASLSEQLVIARVVSALQAQGVQTTQWRDLPPAQRPDLSEQHRTYRSLLGSSVANAAPLTEAQQQRLAELEPDDRSAEAALLRAPSLPHATWLQDNEHRHALSHQWEQLFQDYDVVLTPVAPTPAFAHQQQGHKEERRFPVAYADGVREIGFRELFYWAGLPVLPGLPATSFPVGLDDDGLPISAQVVGPYLEDRTTIAFAHAWEQAQGGFVVPPRYAQGDA; the protein is encoded by the coding sequence ATGACGACGACCATCGACTTTCCCAACGAATCCACCCTGAGCGAGAGCGCAGTAGCGTCGCCCGGCATTGCCGCCAGCCTGGCCTTTGCCAGCGCCCGTGCGCAGTTGCAAGCGCTGGCCGATGGCCGCGTCAGCGCGGTCGAGCTGCTGGAGCAGGCGCTGGCCCGCATCGAACGCCATGATGGCGAGCTCAATGCGATCCCGGTGCGGGCGATAGAGCAAGCCCGGCGCGATGCCCAGGCGGCAGACGCCGCCTTGCAGCGGGGCGAGCGCAAGCCATTGCTGGGCCTGCCGATCACGGTGAAGGAGAACTTTGATGTCGCCGGCCTGCCCACCACCGTGGGCAACCCGGACTACCGCAGCAATATCGCCCGGCAGGATGCGCCGGCAGTCGCGGCCTTGCGCGCGGCGGGGGCGGTGCTGATCGGCAAGAGCAATGTGCCGCTGGCGCTGAGCGATCTGCAAAGCTACAACGCCGTGTACGGCAGCAGCAGCAACCCCTGGGATCTGCAGCGCACACCGGGCGGCTCATCGGGCGGCAGCGCGGCGGCCGTGGCGGCCGGCTTTGTCGCGCTGGAGCTGGGCACGGATATTGGTGGGTCGGTGCGCATCCCCGCGCACTTCAACGGCGTGTTTGGCCACAAGACCAGCTATGGGCTGATCTCGATGCGCGGCACCGGCGCGCCGCAAGGGCGCTTTAGCGCGCGTGATCTGTCGGTGGCCGGGCCGCTGGCGCGCACTGCGCTCGACCTGGAGCTGGCGCTGGAGCAGCTGCTTAACCTTGATCCGCTGCAGGCCAAGGGCTGGCAGGCGAGTCTGCCGCCACCGCGCCACCAGCGGCTGCAGGATTTTCGGGTGCTGGTGCTGGATGCCTGGCCGGGCCAGGAGGCGAGCCTGTCCGAGCAGCTGGTGATCGCGCGCGTCGTCAGCGCCTTGCAGGCCCAGGGCGTGCAGACCACGCAGTGGCGCGATCTGCCGCCTGCGCAGCGCCCTGATCTGAGCGAGCAGCACCGCACCTACCGCAGCCTGCTGGGCTCGTCGGTGGCTAACGCGGCCCCGTTGACCGAGGCGCAGCAGCAGCGCCTGGCCGAGCTGGAGCCCGACGACCGCAGCGCCGAGGCCGCCTTGCTGCGCGCGCCCAGCCTGCCCCATGCCACCTGGCTGCAGGACAACGAGCACCGCCATGCGCTGAGCCACCAGTGGGAGCAGCTGTTCCAGGACTATGACGTGGTGCTGACCCCCGTGGCACCGACGCCCGCTTTTGCGCACCAGCAGCAGGGCCACAAGGAGGAGCGCCGCTTTCCCGTGGCCTATGCCGATGGGGTGCGCGAGATCGGCTTTCGCGAGCTGTTTTACTGGGCCGGTTTGCCGGTGCTGCCAGGCCTGCCTGCGACCAGCTTTCCGGTCGGGCTGGACGATGACGGCCTGCCGATCAGCGCCCAGGTGGTCGGCCCCTATCTGGAAGACCGCACCACGATTGCCTTTGCCCATGCCTGGGAGCAGGCCCAGGGCGGCTTTGTGGTGCCGCCCCGCTATGCGCAGGGGGATGCATGA
- a CDS encoding TetR/AcrR family transcriptional regulator produces the protein MTVELSPRATELAEHARQLLAAGGYNGFSYADLSEKVGIGKASIHHHFPSKADLVLTVVQRHRQQSVEGLAAMQQHLGDDPQAQLNAYVDYWARCIRDGSSTMCICAMLAAEAPMIPAEIAAEVRGYFQDLTQWLAAVISQGQAKAQFKPEANAPVEALALMSTVHGAMLTARALGDPDAFQTIVRVAIHRLAA, from the coding sequence ATGACTGTTGAACTCTCCCCCCGCGCCACGGAATTGGCAGAACATGCCCGCCAATTGCTGGCCGCTGGCGGCTACAACGGCTTCAGCTATGCGGATCTCTCTGAAAAGGTAGGGATAGGAAAGGCCAGCATCCACCACCACTTCCCCAGCAAGGCGGATCTTGTGTTGACGGTGGTTCAACGGCATCGGCAGCAATCTGTGGAGGGCTTGGCAGCGATGCAGCAGCATTTGGGCGATGACCCGCAAGCCCAATTGAACGCTTATGTCGATTACTGGGCGCGCTGCATACGCGACGGTTCATCGACGATGTGCATCTGCGCGATGCTGGCCGCAGAAGCGCCGATGATCCCGGCTGAAATTGCGGCGGAAGTGCGCGGCTATTTCCAGGATCTGACGCAGTGGCTGGCAGCGGTGATCTCGCAAGGCCAGGCTAAAGCGCAGTTCAAGCCAGAAGCGAATGCGCCGGTAGAAGCGCTCGCCTTGATGTCCACCGTGCATGGCGCGATGCTGACGGCCCGCGCCTTGGGGGATCCCGATGCTTTCCAGACGATCGTGCGCGTGGCGATACATCGGCTGGCAGCTTGA
- a CDS encoding NAD(P)H-binding protein has product MSAHPHPRVLVCGASGRLGQLLVPRLLARQARPRVFVRQAATARALWGDTVEIAQGCFEDAATLGKALVGIERLFLLSPISPALAEQQLRVVEAARAAGVRHIVKLSGSDWTIAPPGHSLSGDAHGRIEEGLQASGISHVVLRPNAWMQVGLSRIAGELRTGVVIRSQHLGAGVSYIDARDIADVAVEALLNPEAAQQRLGAPGPWVLTGNQALRPQKLADIASRLLGRPITASAPVAAPAAADPFIAQVHGEFFALMRAGHAAAVTATVQQVLGREARTVEGFLAEELGALAVAV; this is encoded by the coding sequence ATGAGTGCGCACCCGCATCCCCGCGTGCTGGTCTGCGGCGCGAGCGGCCGCCTGGGCCAGCTGCTGGTGCCGCGCCTGCTGGCCCGGCAAGCGCGACCCCGGGTGTTCGTGCGCCAGGCCGCTACTGCGCGGGCGCTGTGGGGCGATACCGTCGAGATAGCGCAGGGCTGTTTTGAGGATGCGGCCACCTTGGGCAAGGCGCTCGTCGGCATTGAGCGTCTCTTCCTGCTCTCTCCGATCAGCCCTGCGCTGGCCGAGCAGCAACTGCGCGTGGTCGAAGCCGCGCGCGCTGCCGGCGTGCGGCACATCGTCAAGCTCTCCGGCTCGGACTGGACCATAGCCCCGCCCGGCCATTCGCTGTCCGGCGATGCCCATGGCCGCATTGAAGAGGGACTGCAGGCCAGTGGCATCTCCCATGTTGTGCTGCGCCCCAATGCCTGGATGCAGGTGGGTTTGTCGCGCATCGCCGGGGAGCTGCGCACCGGCGTTGTGATCCGCTCCCAGCACCTGGGCGCTGGTGTCTCCTATATCGATGCCCGCGACATCGCCGATGTTGCTGTTGAAGCGCTGCTGAACCCCGAGGCCGCCCAGCAGCGGCTGGGCGCCCCCGGCCCCTGGGTGCTGACCGGCAACCAGGCGCTGCGCCCGCAAAAACTGGCCGATATTGCATCGCGCCTGCTGGGCCGGCCCATCACCGCCTCCGCGCCTGTGGCCGCCCCCGCCGCGGCTGACCCGTTTATCGCGCAAGTGCATGGCGAGTTTTTTGCGTTGATGCGTGCGGGGCATGCGGCTGCGGTGACTGCCACGGTGCAGCAGGTGCTGGGGCGGGAGGCACGGACGGTGGAGGGGTTTTTGGCGGAGGAGCTGGGGGCTTTGGCTGTGGCAGTTTGA
- a CDS encoding alpha/beta hydrolase — protein sequence MAHDTYHGPTGVRYGLDARHLLDVYQPATGTSPGHAPVVLFFYGGNWTSGERAEYRFVGEALAANGIIAVVADYRLSPQVQYEGFLGDCALALQWTFAHAASLGGDPSRVMVMGHSAGAYNAAMLALDPRWLAPLGLTPDRLAGWIGLAGPYDFLPIVDPQVQVAFNWPHTPADSQPIFYADAKAPRTLLLAARNDKVVDTQRNTVGLANRLRAAGTDVDIRIFDHLSHVTTVAALARPLDWLAPVLPTVLDFVRGDPKRVQ from the coding sequence GTGGCACATGACACCTACCACGGCCCCACCGGCGTGCGCTATGGGCTCGATGCAAGGCATCTGCTGGATGTGTACCAGCCAGCGACAGGCACGTCGCCCGGCCATGCACCGGTGGTGCTGTTTTTTTATGGCGGCAACTGGACGAGTGGCGAGCGGGCCGAGTACCGGTTTGTCGGCGAAGCGCTGGCGGCCAACGGCATCATCGCGGTGGTCGCCGACTACCGGCTGAGCCCCCAGGTGCAGTACGAGGGCTTTCTGGGCGATTGCGCCTTGGCGCTGCAGTGGACCTTCGCGCACGCCGCCAGCCTGGGTGGCGACCCTTCGCGGGTGATGGTGATGGGCCATTCGGCCGGGGCTTACAACGCAGCGATGCTGGCGCTGGACCCGCGCTGGCTGGCACCTTTGGGCCTGACACCCGATCGGCTTGCGGGCTGGATTGGGCTGGCCGGGCCCTACGACTTTTTGCCGATTGTGGACCCCCAGGTCCAGGTGGCGTTTAACTGGCCACACACCCCGGCCGATTCCCAGCCGATCTTCTACGCCGACGCCAAAGCCCCCCGCACCCTGCTGCTGGCCGCACGCAATGACAAGGTGGTGGACACGCAGCGCAACACCGTCGGCCTGGCAAACCGCTTGCGGGCTGCCGGTACCGACGTGGATATACGGATCTTTGACCACCTCAGCCACGTGACGACCGTCGCCGCCCTGGCCCGGCCGCTGGACTGGCTAGCCCCGGTACTGCCGACGGTGCTGGACTTTGTACGCGGGGATCCGAAACGGGTGCAATGA
- a CDS encoding ABC transporter substrate-binding protein — MSIDSDFSLATRRHFMLAAAASGIGTAVPSLAWAQDKPQKGGTLNLLLFPEPPTLTTIAHTAGSSVTISGKVTEGLLTYDFNLNPQPQLAVAWSISPDGLVYRFQLRQGVKWHDGKPFTSADVVHSIALLKEFHPRGRATFAGVAEVQAPDAHTVVLQLSRPIPYLITALAASESPIVPKHLYASGRADTNPANNAPVGTGPFVFKEWLRGSHVIYERNPHYWDGDKPYIDHLVVRFIPDAAARTAAIESGQVQIAPSSPVPFAEVERLRAKPGLQFETRGYEYINSVYRLEFNLESELLKDLRVRQAIAHALQRENLLKVAWYGQGKLTTGPVHPALKKFYVPDLPVLPYDLKRAEKLLDDAGLTRGKAGGQWRARLNLTPIPNEGGQRTGDFLKQALGRIGIDVQINSQDFATYIKRIYTDRAFDLHVSAMSNTFDPTVGIQRLYWSKSFQRGLPFSNGSHYASPEVDRLLESAAVEMNEAQRIREVAEFQKHIATDLPDITLVAPDIYTIADKRVRNHTVGADGVAGNLAGVWLAAS; from the coding sequence ATGTCTATTGATTCCGATTTCTCGCTCGCCACGCGCCGCCACTTTATGCTGGCCGCTGCTGCCTCCGGCATCGGCACGGCAGTTCCCAGCCTGGCCTGGGCGCAGGACAAGCCGCAAAAAGGCGGCACCCTGAACCTGCTGCTCTTTCCCGAGCCGCCAACCCTGACGACGATTGCGCACACCGCCGGCTCGTCGGTGACGATCTCGGGCAAGGTCACCGAGGGGCTGCTGACCTATGACTTCAACCTCAACCCGCAGCCGCAGCTGGCTGTTGCCTGGTCGATCAGCCCCGATGGCCTGGTCTACCGCTTCCAGCTGCGCCAGGGCGTCAAATGGCATGACGGCAAGCCTTTTACCTCGGCCGATGTGGTGCACTCGATTGCCTTGCTCAAGGAGTTCCACCCCCGGGGCCGCGCCACCTTTGCGGGCGTGGCGGAGGTGCAGGCGCCCGACGCGCATACCGTGGTGCTGCAGCTGAGCCGCCCCATCCCCTACCTGATCACGGCACTGGCGGCCTCAGAGTCGCCCATCGTGCCCAAGCACCTGTATGCCAGCGGCCGGGCCGATACCAACCCGGCGAACAATGCGCCGGTGGGCACGGGCCCCTTTGTGTTCAAGGAATGGTTGCGCGGCAGCCATGTGATCTACGAGCGCAACCCCCATTACTGGGATGGCGACAAGCCCTATATCGACCACCTGGTGGTGCGCTTTATCCCCGATGCCGCCGCGCGCACGGCGGCCATCGAAAGCGGCCAGGTGCAGATTGCGCCCAGCTCGCCGGTGCCCTTTGCCGAGGTGGAGCGCCTGCGCGCCAAGCCGGGCCTGCAGTTCGAGACCCGGGGCTACGAGTACATCAACAGCGTCTACCGGCTGGAGTTCAACCTGGAGAGCGAGCTGCTCAAGGACCTGCGCGTGCGCCAGGCCATTGCCCACGCGCTGCAGCGCGAGAACCTGCTCAAGGTGGCCTGGTACGGCCAGGGCAAGCTGACCACCGGGCCGGTGCACCCGGCGCTGAAAAAGTTCTATGTGCCCGATCTGCCGGTGCTGCCCTATGACCTCAAGCGTGCCGAGAAGCTGCTGGACGACGCGGGCCTCACGCGCGGCAAGGCCGGCGGCCAGTGGCGCGCGCGCTTGAACCTGACCCCCATCCCCAACGAGGGCGGCCAGCGCACGGGTGACTTCCTCAAGCAGGCCTTGGGGCGCATCGGCATCGATGTGCAGATCAACAGCCAGGACTTTGCCACCTACATCAAGCGCATCTACACCGACCGCGCCTTTGACCTGCATGTGAGCGCGATGAGCAACACCTTTGACCCGACGGTGGGCATCCAGCGCCTGTACTGGTCCAAGAGCTTTCAGCGCGGGCTGCCGTTCTCCAACGGCTCGCACTACGCCAGCCCTGAGGTGGACCGCCTGCTGGAGTCCGCCGCCGTCGAGATGAACGAGGCCCAGCGCATCCGCGAGGTGGCCGAGTTCCAGAAACACATCGCTACCGACCTGCCCGACATCACCCTGGTCGCCCCCGACATCTACACCATTGCCGACAAACGCGTGCGCAACCACACCGTGGGCGCAGACGGCGTGGCCGGCAACCTGGCCGGCGTCTGGCTGGCCGCGTCCTGA
- a CDS encoding GNAT family N-acetyltransferase, whose product MNDSFDFRVSTNKDVTAEEYAQIARSVGWGSEEDSKLFVVSNAAYPLVVHARETSGLLIGYLSAFSDGAFSTMLGELIVHNQFQGHGVGRAMLEVVEKQWPGVPIYIKALGEAKHFFKACGYKVPLAEMTILFKRP is encoded by the coding sequence ATGAATGATTCTTTTGATTTTCGTGTCTCAACAAATAAAGACGTCACTGCTGAAGAGTATGCGCAAATCGCTCGCTCTGTTGGTTGGGGAAGCGAAGAGGACAGCAAATTGTTCGTTGTCTCCAATGCTGCATACCCCTTGGTTGTTCATGCTCGTGAAACTTCAGGACTGCTCATCGGATATTTGTCTGCTTTCAGCGACGGAGCTTTTAGCACCATGCTCGGTGAATTGATCGTACACAACCAGTTTCAGGGTCATGGAGTTGGGCGGGCGATGCTTGAAGTAGTCGAAAAGCAATGGCCGGGCGTGCCAATTTATATCAAAGCCCTGGGTGAGGCGAAGCACTTTTTTAAAGCTTGTGGCTACAAAGTTCCGCTGGCTGAAATGACTATTCTTTTCAAGCGTCCTTAA
- a CDS encoding ABC transporter substrate-binding protein — translation MRTLYKNLAWGLLAASSFGAANAQAPATPVKGGTVTSVVAQEPTSLVSFLDTKTDNRDVSAKITEGLLRYDAKFQPQPLLATSWTVSPDGLQYRFKLREGVKFHDGRDFSSADVRYSFLTQKKLGPRGRITLQNLERVDTPDAHTAVLVLSKPAPFLLKSLSSAELPIVPAHRYGDGDPLGSPNANAPVGTGPFIFEQWVRGSHVILKRNPHYWRPGVPHVDRVVIRFVRDPAAISAAIETGEADVAQNLALADLGRLLQKPTLKLDASYDAFLNNASFLEFNVENPVLSKPQVRHAIAHAVDRNFIVNNVYYKQAELVNSPIPKVLGAYYDDSEFNYGFDVARANQLLDSAGYPRQANGQRFALKLTYIPGAQFKQTAEYLRSALNRVGIKVDILDGDLPTFLKRAYTAREFDLNLNGLGRLFDPSVGVQRIYWSDGIKNPLIWINASHYNNPQVDNLFRQAAVEVDEAKRAAQFREIQQIVGRDLPVYPIATVPSALRVHSTRVHGLNNSIDLTSGDFSDLWLEASK, via the coding sequence ATGCGAACTCTCTACAAAAACCTGGCCTGGGGCCTGCTGGCTGCCAGCAGCTTTGGGGCTGCCAACGCCCAGGCGCCGGCCACGCCCGTCAAGGGCGGCACCGTCACGTCCGTGGTCGCGCAAGAGCCGACCTCGCTGGTGTCCTTTCTCGACACCAAGACCGACAACCGCGATGTCAGCGCCAAGATCACCGAAGGCCTGCTGCGTTATGACGCCAAGTTCCAGCCCCAGCCCTTGCTGGCAACATCCTGGACGGTCAGCCCCGATGGCCTGCAGTACCGCTTCAAGCTGCGCGAGGGCGTCAAGTTCCATGATGGGCGCGACTTCAGCTCGGCCGATGTGCGCTATTCCTTCCTGACCCAGAAGAAGCTCGGCCCGCGCGGCCGTATCACCTTGCAGAACCTGGAGCGGGTCGATACGCCCGATGCGCACACGGCGGTGCTGGTGCTGTCCAAGCCCGCGCCGTTTTTGCTCAAGTCGCTGTCATCGGCCGAGCTGCCCATCGTGCCGGCGCACCGCTATGGCGATGGCGACCCGCTGGGCAGCCCCAACGCCAATGCGCCAGTGGGCACGGGCCCCTTCATCTTTGAGCAGTGGGTGCGTGGCAGCCATGTGATCCTCAAGCGCAACCCCCACTACTGGCGCCCGGGTGTGCCCCATGTGGACCGGGTGGTGATCCGCTTTGTACGTGACCCTGCTGCCATCTCGGCCGCCATCGAAACCGGCGAGGCCGATGTGGCGCAGAACCTGGCCTTGGCCGACCTGGGCCGCTTGCTGCAAAAGCCCACGCTCAAGCTTGACGCCAGCTATGACGCGTTCCTGAACAATGCCTCCTTCCTGGAGTTCAACGTCGAGAACCCGGTGCTGTCCAAGCCCCAGGTGCGCCATGCGATTGCCCATGCGGTGGACCGCAATTTCATCGTCAACAACGTCTACTACAAGCAGGCCGAGCTGGTGAACTCGCCCATCCCCAAGGTGCTGGGCGCCTACTACGACGACAGCGAGTTCAACTACGGCTTTGATGTGGCCCGCGCCAACCAGCTGCTCGACAGCGCCGGCTACCCGCGCCAGGCCAATGGCCAACGCTTTGCGCTCAAGCTCACCTACATCCCGGGCGCGCAGTTCAAACAGACTGCCGAGTACCTGCGCTCGGCGCTCAACCGCGTGGGCATCAAGGTGGACATTCTGGACGGCGACCTGCCCACCTTTTTGAAGCGCGCCTACACCGCGCGTGAGTTTGACCTGAACCTCAATGGCCTGGGCCGCTTGTTTGATCCATCGGTCGGCGTGCAGCGCATCTACTGGTCCGACGGCATCAAGAACCCGCTGATCTGGATCAACGCCTCGCATTACAACAACCCACAGGTCGACAACCTGTTCCGCCAGGCCGCTGTCGAGGTCGACGAGGCCAAGCGTGCCGCGCAGTTCCGCGAGATTCAGCAGATCGTTGGCCGTGATCTCCCCGTCTACCCGATCGCCACCGTGCCCTCTGCGCTGCGGGTACACAGCACGCGGGTGCATGGGCTCAACAACAGCATTGACCTGACGTCTGGAGATTTTTCTGACCTGTGGCTGGAGGCTAGCAAATGA
- a CDS encoding four-helix bundle copper-binding protein, translated as MTTTANPYQACIDACNACVIACNECFAGCLKEDDPKMMARCMALDVDCAAICSLSVGAMARNSEMAKHFCRLCSEICLACANECAHHQHDHCVRCAETCRACSKACLAMVN; from the coding sequence ATGACCACCACCGCCAACCCTTATCAGGCCTGTATTGACGCATGCAACGCCTGCGTGATTGCGTGCAACGAATGCTTTGCAGGATGCCTCAAAGAGGACGATCCCAAGATGATGGCACGCTGCATGGCGCTGGATGTCGATTGCGCAGCCATCTGCTCGCTCTCCGTGGGTGCCATGGCGCGCAACAGCGAAATGGCGAAACACTTCTGCAGGCTATGCAGCGAGATCTGCCTCGCCTGCGCGAACGAGTGCGCCCATCACCAGCATGACCATTGCGTGCGATGTGCGGAAACCTGCAGGGCCTGTTCCAAGGCCTGCTTGGCAATGGTCAACTGA
- a CDS encoding acyl-CoA dehydrogenase family protein produces MSAVLQVLQPPREAASPGPALDEAALLARAQALIGKLAALAEAHDASGAAPASQFALLHQADLLRLTIAREAGGHGAGLASARAVMGAIAQGDPAVALILAMHYSNHAAIARSQRAGQGEWPPALADELIAASLQGPALLNAAQVEPELGSPSHGGLPAARARRVAGGWQLSGHKVYVTGGPLLAWISVLALTDEPEPRLGSFVLPRGTAGARLVDTWNPLGMRATASQDLVLDGAWVPDHHAVGLRPASLGL; encoded by the coding sequence ATGAGCGCCGTGCTGCAAGTGCTGCAGCCGCCACGGGAAGCGGCCAGCCCGGGCCCGGCCTTGGACGAGGCCGCCTTGCTGGCCCGCGCCCAGGCGCTGATCGGCAAGCTGGCCGCACTGGCGGAGGCGCATGACGCCAGTGGCGCTGCACCGGCGTCGCAGTTTGCGCTGCTGCACCAGGCCGACTTGCTGCGGCTGACCATTGCCCGCGAGGCCGGTGGCCATGGCGCCGGCCTGGCCAGCGCGCGTGCAGTGATGGGAGCCATTGCCCAGGGCGACCCGGCAGTCGCTTTGATTTTGGCGATGCACTACAGCAACCATGCGGCGATTGCCCGCTCGCAGCGCGCGGGGCAGGGCGAGTGGCCGCCAGCGCTGGCGGACGAGCTGATCGCAGCCAGCCTGCAAGGCCCCGCCTTGCTCAACGCCGCCCAGGTGGAGCCGGAGCTGGGCTCCCCCTCGCACGGCGGCCTGCCAGCGGCGCGGGCCAGGCGCGTGGCCGGTGGCTGGCAGCTGAGCGGCCACAAGGTCTATGTGACCGGCGGCCCGCTGCTGGCCTGGATCAGCGTGCTGGCGTTGACTGATGAGCCCGAGCCGCGCCTGGGCAGTTTTGTGCTGCCCCGAGGCACGGCCGGTGCGCGCCTGGTCGATACCTGGAACCCGCTGGGCATGCGCGCTACCGCAAGCCAGGACCTGGTGCTCGACGGCGCCTGGGTGCCCGACCACCATGCGGTGGGCCTGCGCCCAGCCAGCCTGGGCCTGTAG
- a CDS encoding ABC transporter substrate-binding protein has protein sequence MTSPSETSNVQGQQPSSLWYTRCPVPSPLGIAAQHGWLQQAFAALGIGVESIFDSKDRSVRESHFDHRLPWSFRQGGNIPPIWARAKGSDTRLVAITWTDEFQALVTLPGRGIGKPEDLAGKRFGVPQRVNDLIDFHRATALKGLVSGLSLVGLQHSDVQLVDLVIEESVIQQHGTPSLFGLRRRHPYFREAEALVRGEVDAIFVKGAEGLLVANLIGAQLVSEFGRHPDPRVRINNGTPRTLTVDAALADQRPDLVLALLRVVQRAGRWAQAHPDETLRFVAREIATSEEAILASNGADVHRHLGISLEPELVDAIGYFKDFLLEWGFLPADFSVTDWVDARPLNRLLAENAPAQSVAQPEALRA, from the coding sequence ATGACAAGCCCTTCCGAAACATCGAACGTACAAGGTCAACAACCCAGCTCCCTTTGGTACACCCGCTGCCCGGTGCCGTCGCCACTGGGCATTGCCGCGCAGCACGGCTGGCTGCAGCAGGCCTTTGCGGCCCTGGGCATTGGGGTCGAGTCCATCTTTGACTCCAAGGACCGCAGTGTGCGCGAGAGCCATTTTGACCACCGCCTGCCCTGGTCCTTCCGCCAGGGCGGCAATATTCCGCCGATCTGGGCGCGCGCCAAGGGCAGCGATACACGCCTGGTGGCCATCACCTGGACAGACGAGTTCCAGGCGCTGGTGACCTTGCCGGGCCGGGGCATCGGCAAGCCCGAGGACCTGGCGGGCAAGCGCTTTGGCGTGCCCCAGCGCGTCAATGACCTGATCGATTTCCACCGCGCCACCGCCCTCAAGGGCCTGGTCTCGGGCCTGTCGCTGGTGGGCCTGCAGCACAGCGATGTGCAACTGGTCGATCTGGTGATCGAGGAGTCGGTGATCCAGCAGCATGGCACGCCCAGCCTGTTTGGGCTGCGCCGCCGCCACCCGTACTTCCGCGAGGCGGAGGCCTTGGTGCGCGGCGAGGTCGATGCGATCTTTGTCAAAGGCGCCGAGGGCCTCTTGGTGGCCAACCTGATCGGCGCGCAGCTGGTGAGCGAATTTGGCCGCCACCCCGACCCGCGCGTGCGCATCAACAATGGCACGCCGCGCACCTTGACGGTGGACGCCGCACTGGCCGACCAGCGCCCGGACCTGGTGCTGGCGCTGCTGCGCGTGGTGCAGCGCGCCGGCCGCTGGGCCCAGGCCCATCCCGATGAGACCCTGCGCTTTGTGGCCCGCGAGATCGCCACCAGCGAAGAGGCCATCCTGGCCTCCAACGGCGCCGATGTCCACCGCCATCTGGGCATCAGCCTGGAGCCCGAACTGGTCGATGCGATCGGCTACTTCAAGGACTTTTTGCTGGAGTGGGGCTTTTTGCCGGCCGATTTCTCGGTCACCGACTGGGTCGATGCCCGGCCGCTGAACCGTTTGCTGGCCGAGAATGCGCCCGCGCAAAGCGTGGCGCAGCCCGAGGCGCTGCGGGCATGA
- a CDS encoding acyl-CoA dehydrogenase family protein, with translation MATVYDGAARSARDWLGAFLNQRRPSALGGANLASLATVQEKFGEIEVLLQTSDWLLDSHARAYDSGTAPDGLVAVAKHVAVDNALRAVQLALELAGNHGLARRNPLERHLRNVLCSQIHSPANSLIRSNTGRAALQRHQAAA, from the coding sequence GTGGCAACGGTCTATGACGGCGCGGCGCGCTCAGCCCGCGACTGGCTGGGCGCTTTTTTGAACCAGCGCCGCCCCAGCGCGCTGGGCGGTGCCAACCTGGCGTCGCTCGCCACTGTGCAGGAAAAGTTTGGCGAGATCGAGGTATTGCTGCAGACCAGCGACTGGCTGCTGGACAGCCATGCCCGCGCCTACGACAGCGGCACGGCCCCCGATGGCCTGGTTGCCGTGGCCAAGCATGTGGCGGTGGACAACGCGCTGCGCGCGGTGCAGCTGGCGCTGGAGCTGGCCGGTAACCACGGCCTGGCGCGGCGCAATCCGCTGGAGCGCCATCTGCGCAATGTGCTGTGCAGCCAGATCCATTCACCGGCCAACAGCCTGATCCGCAGCAACACCGGCCGCGCGGCCTTGCAACGGCACCAGGCCGCTGCCTGA